The following nucleotide sequence is from Zea mays cultivar B73 chromosome 1, Zm-B73-REFERENCE-NAM-5.0, whole genome shotgun sequence.
actccttctcattgtcattgaccaccatcccctttcccttaggatccatctcttcgggcgattagtccctttcgtgaagagaacgactctgataccaattgagagcacctagagggggggggggtgaataggtgatcctataaaaacttgaaacttatagccacaaaacttggttaagtgttagtaggctaaatagcgagctcttgtgaacacaagtaccacaaaaaagcaatcacaaaagacacgcgagttatcccgtggtttggccaagtacaacacttgcctactccacgttgtggcgtcccaatggacgagggttgcactcaacccctttcaagtgatccaaggatccacttgaataccacgatgtttctttctttcactatatcccgttcgtgaggaatctccacaacttggagcctctcgcccttaaaaATGATGatctcaaagaagcacagatgtaagggagggaaaagaaacacacacacaagcctcaaagcaacagcacaaacacgcacactagtcacaacttgagctctaagttcacacacagaGTTCTCAacccaagaggagctcaaattgctatcacaacaaaTAAAATGCGCTAGAGTGATGTCTTGGTGTTTGGAGATGATCAaaaaatgcttggtgtactcctccatgcgcctaggggtcccttttatatccccaaggcagctaggagccgttgagagcaatccaggaaggctatgcttgccttcagtcgggtggtgcaccagacactgtccggtgctgattgctttcctattctggcgcaggcgATCGTTGaagttttggagccgttggcgcaccggacactgtccggtgcacaccggacagtccggtgcccccatcagaccgttggcctggccacgcgtcacgcgcggattgcgcggccgaccgttggcttggccgaccgttggctccgagttcccgagagcggccagttgaccagcgccaacctggcgcaccggacagtccggtgcactcagacagagcagagtcttggctgcttcagccaagacattttccttttgtcttttctttgattctagcacttagacaaatatgttagtacacaaaaatcaatgtactaggtctagaatcatacctttgtattgatttgtacTTCATTCACAACTTGGCACagtttaacacttaaaccatttgtgtttgcacttaatcaccaaaatacttagaaatggcccaagggcacatttccctttcagttgtgcCGGCCTAGGCACGACCATCTATGCGGGCCGTGACGGGGGCCCGACGGGCCGGAATTTGAGGCCCGATCCAGGCCCGGCTTCGGGCCGTGCTAGCCCGACCCATATTATTTCGTGTCGGGCCGTGCTTTGGGCTCCTATTTTCGAGTCGTGCTCGTGCTAGCCCGAAAAACCCGGCCCATATTCCCAGCACTAAGTATGAGCAACCCTTAATAGAGGTTGAGGGGCAACGAGGGGTTGTCACATGTGACCTGTCGAGACCACTCGAGGTTGGGCTCGACCGCTCTAGCCTCAAGCGGCTACGTCAGTGGGCAGCTGGCCCCTTGCAGCGTGGGGTGGTGGAGACCGTGAGGGTGAAAGGTTGGGATCTAGGAGTGGGCGAGTGTGTTAGGTTAGAAACTAGATGTGATATGTGGGTAGTGGACTATTGGGTTGGGTTGCAAGGAGGTGCTTAGGTGCATGGTTGAAATTTGGGTAAATTAAGGGGAATCGTGTATCGGGACGGGTAACCTGAATTAGCCAAACTCAAAACAGGTTTTGGGATTTGGTATCCGAATTAGTCCTCCTTCAGCTAACAAGATGTTACTAAATATATACGGCTTCCTGTCGTCACAGTCTATATATGGTGTAACAGCCTTAATGACTTATAACTCATGACATTGACTCCATATAAACACACAGATGGCTGCCGGTTTTAAAGACACACAACATCTTCCACTGAATCtatgccattttattttctcGTAGACACACGCATTAAACACACAATTCATGTACATATAGAACCATAAATAAATCTCTACTATTGCACAATAATCTGATAGAGAAGAAAACATGCCTCAACAATTATCAAAAAAAGGCCATGCATGGATTCATGATGCAGCATGCATGAACCATGTATGAGTTAAGGAGTATCCAGTATTGAAAGGAAAAGGCttcaaccatttcctataattgattttggtgtttgacaaccatcacaaaccttatggactaactagtttgcctagttgatcttttTTCTCAGTTGTataaagttcatatacacataCAAGGAAAATGACCCTTGGGCCAATTCTATAAGTATGGGGCAAGTCAAGATTGTACCAGCCtgcgatgcaccggacagtgtctgatgTCCAGGCTGGCGCGTCCGACGAACTGACTGCTCTCGGAAAAACGCAACACTcctcggctaaaaatcaccggactgtccggtgagcccacgagcaacggtcgactgccaccACAGTCTGAAGCGTCAGAAGGTCAAAAACAGTCAGCGATGTCAggttgcaccggactatccggtgcgccacaagAACAGGCGAATTCAACGGTCAACTGACGTGGTagacaccggacaatgaacaatacagtgtccggtgcgcccgtcgacataaagccagccaacggctagaatagtggttggggctataaataccctcaaccaccaccattcaatgcatccaagctttccactctccacactcaatacaagagcaaaggatTCATTCCAAATACATATTTAAAGCttccaatcctctccaagtcccacaattaagacaagtgatcagtAGTGATTAATGACTTGAGAGAGTGAGgtttgtgtttcatttgttgctcttgttgcttgttgTGCTTTCTTATCTCTTTCTAAACTATCTAAGtgattgtaaagctagcaagagacacctaagtgtgtggtgatccttgcggggtctttatGACCcttgtgattaagaagaagcactcaaccggtctgggTGACCgactgagagagggaaagggttgaaaaaaacccggctttgtggcctcctcaatggggagtaagttcattggaaccgaacctcgggaaacaaatcatcgtgttcatttgtgttgatcatcaccatccgatttgtttcttccctctcccctctctctaaaagttctcttgctcacaatccTTTTGAGTTAGcttccaaagttatccgcattgattgagcaactcgtagcaagaagaactctcttccgcactctatattcattattatttgtttctaatcctaaccccagGGTAAAGTGCGTGTTCAACGTTTATaacttttaggtttcgcctattcaccccctcagggtgattttcaattggtattagagcctgatacttcattagagtacatttaacaactcgaagtgatgtcgggagaacacaccaAAAGGGAGATGGTCACCAGAGAAAAACCCGTATATTCGGGAAAGAAGAATGAAAAAAGACTTTATCGAAGGAGGCTGGCCACAATCACAAGGAGGGAAAAGATGAATCCACCGGATCCATCAAGACATATAAAaagggcgacaagaagaaaaataaaatgaagaaggtggtctactacgagaccgattcttcctcgCCCTCAACCTCTGCGCGCCGAGTCAACATcttcgaagcgccaagagcgtaagaagtatattaagattcctcttcgctatcctcgaaTTTCTAAACGTGCTCCTTTACTTACCGTTCCCTCAGTCAAACCACcatactttgatggtgaagattattgtatgtggggtGATAAAATAAGACACCATCTAAtcacactccacaaaagcatttgggatattattgagtttggagcgtaggtaccaCAAGTAGGCGAAGAGGACTACGACTCTGATGTGGCCGCCCAAgtgaggcacttcaactcccaagccacctccaTACTTCTCGCTTCATTGtgtagagaagagtacaacaaggtgcaagggtttaagagtgctaaagaaatttgggatgtcctcaagacgACACATGAAGGGGATGAAgtgacaaaaatcaccaaacgggaaacgatcgagggagaactcggtcggtttgtcctcaacaaaggagaagagccacaagcaacgtacaaccggctcaaaacgatGGTGAACCAAGTTCGCAACATCGGGAGCACTAGGTGGGAGGACTATGAAATGgtaaaggttattctaagatctcttgtttttcgtaaccccactcaagtgcaattaattcatgGAGATCCTAGGTATAAgcaaatgtctcccgaggaggtgattgacaagtttgtgagctttaaacttatgatcaaagactccaaacacattgtcaacttggagcaagacgccacctccacacccgaggtgcaacccgttgtatTCAAGACAACAAAAGAAAAGGAGGAGCCTACACCAACAATAGGCTTCCAATTGATGCCTTCAAGGTTGACAACGAGTAGATGACTCTTATTATTAAGAGCTTCTGGCAAATCCTCGTGACAATGGATTAGACGCTTCGTCTCACTCGTGAGGAAGCATTTATCCTAATGGATAGACGAATTGGGCTAAATGCGATTGATGTGAATAAATGTGTCTTATGGGCCATTTCAAATAATAGAAATGattatttgtaaaaatatgacgTGAGACTAACGTCGAAACTGATGATTTAATATAGTAGAAATTTGTTGGAATGTCTGAGAATGATCCGTCGAAATGCTAGACTCCGACGATGCCCAAAACAACTCAATCTATAATCTATTGCATCCCAAATCGAAAGGAGCCCGAAATCGTTCATAAAAAAAAGGAGTCACCAGCTTGCAGGAATTCAAAGCTTCGTTCGATTTGGCAACGGCGCGATGGCGACGAAAAGCATTCATTTCCCTCCGTCTTTCTCCCGCCCACCTATCCGCCATGTCAGCGATCCGCGTAAAAACCGCATCGCGACCGTCCGTTGGAAGAAGCACCAACGGCCCACGCCGCTTGAAGCCAGCGATCCGCGGCACCTGACGCTCCACCAATCAGCGCTCACCTCTCGCGTCCTATAATAAACGCACCACCCCCCTGGCTTCTCTCCCAGCAACAGCCAACATATCTCCTCGCATTTTCCTTGCAACCGATTGCCTATCCCCCTCCCAACCCAAGACCGATGGCGCCCAAGGCCGAGAAGAAGCCCGCGGCGAAGAAGCCGGCGGAGGAGGAGCCCGCGGCGGAGAAGACGACCGCCGGGAAGAAGCCCAAGGCGGAGAAGCGGGTCCCCGCGGGCAAGTCCGCCGGCAAGGAGGGCGGCGAGGGCAAGcgtggcaagaagaagggcaagaagagcgTGGAGACGTACAAGATCTACATCTTCAAGGTGCTGAAGCAGGTGCACCCGGACATCGGCATCTCGTCCAAGGCCATGTCCATCATGAACTCCTTCATCAACGACATCTTCGAgaagctggccggcgaggccgcCAAGCTCGCGCGCTACAACAAGAAGCCCACCATCACGTCCCGCGAGATCCAGACCTCCGTGCGCCTCGTGctccccggcgagctcgccaAGCACGCCGTCTCTGAGGGCACCAAGGCCGTCACCAAGTTCACCTCCTCCTAGGCTTGCACGCTCGCCCTTTGTAGGCATCTCTTGTGTTGATGTTCCCCTTGTTGTAGTTATATGTTGCTGGTTTCTCTGTCGGCGCTGCTCGTAACTGCGTCATGTAACCCTGCAAGGACTTGTTTATTTGTGAATCATCAACACTTTGTTGTTGATCACTCATGTTCCAAAATCTGAGTTTGACGCTCGAGCATGCCTCATTTGTTCATTTCGGTGCTGGATTTTGAGCTGGTGGTTTGCATATACATATGGATTTTATTTCGGTTACAAGTTTGCACGTCTGCTTGATCCGCTGCATGGCCAATGTCACAACCGTCGCTGCCATCAGTCTGGGCGGTGGACCTCTCCAAGGACCAATGACGCAAACTCAACCAGAGCGCCACGACAGGGAACGAAGAAACCCCCATGATCACTTGATCTCGCGTGCCCCCGCCCTTGATCTCGTGTCCGCCAGTGTGTGAGCCCAGCCCCCGCCGATCCAAGTGATTCCACGCACCACCCCGCACCCcctgtagggatgaaaacgggacggaaaTTCCTGTCCCGTTTCGAATACTGTTTTTTCCCGATCGTTTTCGAATTGTTCAGGAACTGATTAGAAATGGTATGAAAACGATTTAGCTAGTTTTTCGATCGTTTTCGTATTTTTCGTTTTCGAGTCGTGTTAATACCGTTTTTCTACCGTTTTATATAATATGAGATAGATCTAGCATATAATTTATTTAAGTTATAGACTTTTGTTGTGTTCAAGTGAATGAATACGTGAAAAACAAATGTTATAATTACTCTAACTATTATgaatgatgaaaaagagttgtttgTGTATTTCCAAATCTTAAAAATTAGGCAATACATCACTTTATTATGTTTTTGATAAAACTACAAAATAGTTATCTTTCCGACTATAGTTTATCGTTTTCGACCGTTTTCGAGTAACCGACACTTCCGATCCCGTATTTCGACCGTTGGTTTTCGTTTTCGTTTTCGTCCCGaccaaaaaatatgaaaacaaaaatAATTTAGCTGTTTTTTCGATCGttttcgaccgttttcatccctaacccCCTGCCTCGCGTTGCCCCTCTCTTCCTCCCCTGAGCTCCGATCCCCCGAGATAGCCGCCGTCCGTCCTCGACGCCCCCGACCTCCGCACCAGTCAATTAGGTAGTAGAGTGACAGCGGTAACAACACCACGCCCACGTGGCTGCCGGAGCCAGAGCCCCGATGGATCTCCCGTCGCTCTCCTGCTCTTCGCCTCCGTCTGATCTGTTGATGCCGCCACCGTCCGTGCGCTCCTGACCGACGCCGAGGCATCGAGCACCTCCCTGGGCACGCTCGTGGCTGAGCAAATGGATGTCGGGGAGACCACGCTATACGTCACCGTGGAGGCCAACTGTGAGGAGGGCGTGAGCCTCCTTCTCCTGCTCTACGACCTTGAGACCGCCACCGTCTGCTCACGCCACAATCTCGACGCCTTACATGTCGccgctgtgggggatagatatcccctaggtccactaaagaagtaaaaggcctcacgaaaggcccaagggcccaataattcgtaaggtcattctttcgtgggcctagggaaagacagccgataaagaagagaagacgtgagactggattggtgcaaacctggacggcccacagcgttgaacgaataaatcgcaacagagactcgactttcccgcgctgaagctccCATGCAGCGGAgcgatgcgaggataagtcggcgagggttacgtagggataaactcaggaagttcactatctcttagctacttgttgttatcaaatccacatgtactgccccacggtcgagtatataaggcctagggggcaccccttcagatcgatcgaccctatcttacttagccacccacgtaaactctctgtgccttcaacccagagagtcctcttgtGATCACATCCGAattctcatcaggacgtagggtgttacgcatctctaagcggcccgaacctgtaaatcttgtccactgtctctcgtgcgatcggcacgaaccattttgctacagtcgttgacaccgtcctactcctagaaaacaccttgaggggcaaccccgggtgtgcggtcggacccaaaacaccgacagctggcgcgccaggtagggggtgtgtcgacgatccaagctagcccaatggccgtcaccttccacagcaaaatcgccgtgcgtcccggatctgtattctgcttcgggacaatctcgtccgtagtagatgaagaaggaattctacaccgcctcgcagatctgccggaacagaagtctcctccaacaaactccgaaaatgctggaaagacgctacttccggctcttcggaaaaagatcgtctccggggaggctggagctagaagctcgctgacccggaagagtccgctgtctacttccccgacgaaagaatggacacgggtcgtgagaaagaaggagaccagggagaggcaaatcgttcttcccgttcctccgacctcaaaggagaacggaaagaaagtcgccgcggcagcaataccgttctaccccgatgtcctcttcatcgggagagcagagtcgctcgccgtctccgacgatgaaccgaccgcgcctggagaagaaacgcctcagcgagaatcccgccgacgaaggaaccgacgcaggaacgttcgacgacatcacgcggccggagagcgggatccggagcagcctgtctcgcgagacgaggtctcggaggtaggagaaactccggaagaacgcgtcttcagggaacgaaggaactcccgacgacgtgatcgccgacggattcaggagcaagccgagcaagatgcaaggcaacgccgggagaatccgctcttcgggcgcaacttgaaccccgacttcgctcgagctatgaacacgccgagcgaagtcggaggcgttctagctcggatagctgacggacttcctcggactcccgacgccgagggataccgacgcctgtttactcaggcggccaaccatcttctaccgctcgctcacccgccgaacgatttgcgacacaccatcaacagtcgccgagacgcgcgaagctccatcaatgcttcgcgcgaacggcggcatgagaacgaaattcgccgtcgggaggagtatgaccgagatcatggcttcccgactcaaagccaggccaccaggactgagtcggcaacagcttcaactggcggtaccacccggggacggtcgaggaaccgccaccaccactcccctccccgggacagacgacatccccgacgacaggaggacacgtgcggagtatctgcacttactccgcgccttagggccatccaatggcctcccaatttcaaggtatccaatgtcgacaaatatgaacctaagcaggatccagggggttggttagccgtctacaccactgccgctcgagctgccggagcatccgaagacgtcatgaccgcatatctgcccatcgtccttgggcaagatgcgctgcagtggctgcgacatctaccccgacactgcatcgacgactggggagacttcagtcgacgtttcatcgccaacttccagtccctctccgacaagccggcgcaaccatgggacctcaaatccatcaagcgccggggggatgagactctccggtcataccttaaaaggttccagaccatgagaaaccgcatccccgaggtcacggaggcggccgtgatcgaggacttctacagaggatccaatgactcggttttcgtccgagccatactacaaaaggcgccgactacctccgaggagctgttccaggaagccgacctctacatcaccgccgacgagcgggcccaggatctcatcggaggagcaaagcctgcaccagcagcgccacgacgtgacgcgaaccagtcgtccgacaaacgctgggagaagaggcctcgagaagaagtacacgccgccggaccacccgcctctcgcgcccgaggaggacctcgcggaggcgagcgcacgctggacgacatcctcgacgcccagtgcccgtaccacaaggacatgcgccacacccttcgaaattgccgggacttcaagcactccgtcgggcacggccgacccttccaacctctaccgcctcctccgccgaggggaggaccagatgaaccacgacagcctcatcggcaggaggaggggggaggaggagctttcccgcgcgttgacagggaggtcaacgtcatcttcggcggacatgggtcgcaggagaacaaaagacaacaaaagctcaacgaccgccagatactggtggcgaccaccggtcctcccgccccgtaccggtggtcggagcacccgatcactttcacacgggaggatcagtggctcaacttcgaccatccaggcaaatacccgctcctcgtcgatccggtgatccgagagagccgggtaaagaaggtgctagtggacggggggagcagcatcaacgtcaccttcccccgtacactccaaggcttgggagttcacctcaaagagctccacgagtcggacactcctttcttcagcatcgtgccgacggaaggggaatacccgctgggccacatctacatgccggtcaccttcggaactccggagaactacagaaccgagttcctgaggttcgaggtggcgaacttcgactgcgggtacaacgccatcatcgggaggccgggactggccaaattcatggccattccgcactatacatacatgatactgaagatgccgggaccacgaggaatcataactgtgcgtgccgacttccaaggtgccgcagagtgtttccgagtggccattcaggcagccctcaccaccaagccgtcggcggttccttctacatcggcgaactctaagcctgaggaaggcctcacggtaccggcgaatgaaactcaggccgtgacctctatgcggccgactgaagaaaccaaaagaatcaaccttgggttcgctgacgagcgcaagacggctgtcatcagctccagtttgaacaacaaataggaaagcgcgctcgtccagtttctgcaagataaccgggacgtattcgcgtggcaacctgcggatatgccgggagtcccaagagaactggccgagcacaaattgaaggtctatcctcaagcgaggccgattcggcaaaagttgcgtc
It contains:
- the LOC100502158 gene encoding Histone H2B.2 codes for the protein MAPKAEKKPAAKKPAEEEPAAEKTTAGKKPKAEKRVPAGKSAGKEGGEGKRGKKKGKKSVETYKIYIFKVLKQVHPDIGISSKAMSIMNSFINDIFEKLAGEAAKLARYNKKPTITSREIQTSVRLVLPGELAKHAVSEGTKAVTKFTSS